In the Solibacillus sp. FSL K6-1523 genome, one interval contains:
- a CDS encoding ubiquinol-cytochrome c reductase iron-sulfur subunit: MSNNRVTRRQFLTYTITGVGGFMAAGMLMPMVRFAIDPVLQTKEEGDFVLTSQKIAEITDAPVKVDFTFEQTDGWYKSDVTEAAWIYHNGNEIVALSPVCKHLGCTVNWEGDPAHANQFFCACHAGRYEKTGVNVKGTPPLGPLDQYEVAEKDGYLMLGKKIANTFS; encoded by the coding sequence ATGAGTAATAATCGAGTTACACGACGTCAATTTTTAACTTACACAATTACTGGCGTAGGTGGATTTATGGCGGCTGGTATGTTAATGCCAATGGTTCGTTTTGCAATTGATCCAGTTCTTCAGACGAAAGAAGAAGGGGATTTTGTATTAACGAGTCAGAAAATTGCTGAAATTACAGATGCACCAGTAAAGGTTGACTTTACGTTCGAACAAACGGACGGCTGGTATAAGTCAGATGTAACAGAAGCAGCATGGATATATCATAATGGCAATGAGATCGTAGCACTTTCACCTGTATGTAAACATTTAGGCTGTACTGTCAACTGGGAAGGTGACCCAGCGCATGCAAATCAATTCTTCTGTGCTTGTCATGCGGGACGTTACGAGAAAACGGGTGTAAACGTAAAAGGTACACCTCCACTTGGGCCGCTTGATCAATATGAAGTGGCAGAAAAAGATGGTTACTTAATGCTTGGGAAAAAAATCGCAAACACTTTCAGTTAA
- a CDS encoding CCA tRNA nucleotidyltransferase, translating into MKFPKQWQSATDVITKIENAGYEAFIVGGAVRDYYLQKDSSDVDVATSALPQEVQAIFTQTVDVGIDHGTVLVLDCGEPIEVTTYRTESTYSDHRRPDEVNFVRDLPEDLKRRDFTMNAMALRNNGVFIDLFNGRQDIDAKVIRAVGIAAERFQEDALRMLRAIRFSAQMDFSIEENTFNAIQEHVASIKFIAMERIQVEISKIWTAPNPVRAIHYIQWAGLDNYLPGEFDAIEWEQFQTANRQVGWAYFCLVNGQDVSLLSAYRCSNKDKQFVKQVLHAYDKLQNEGWQQIDYLLFELEILQTAHQFATWQYVPTPISFDQIEKAKHALPIQHKSELAISGKDLLQWTSQKAGPWLQDALQAAIVAVVNGQIKNDKEQLKGWFHAFNNEG; encoded by the coding sequence ATGAAGTTTCCAAAACAATGGCAATCTGCAACTGATGTCATTACAAAGATAGAGAATGCCGGTTATGAAGCATTTATCGTTGGTGGCGCCGTTCGCGATTATTATTTACAAAAGGACAGTTCGGATGTGGATGTTGCTACTAGTGCATTACCTCAAGAAGTGCAAGCCATATTTACACAAACAGTTGATGTCGGAATTGATCATGGAACTGTTTTAGTGCTTGATTGTGGAGAGCCAATTGAAGTCACAACGTACCGCACAGAATCTACATATAGCGATCATCGTAGACCAGATGAAGTGAATTTCGTACGGGATTTACCAGAAGATTTAAAACGTAGGGACTTTACGATGAATGCGATGGCGCTTCGTAATAATGGAGTGTTCATCGATTTATTTAATGGACGCCAAGATATTGATGCCAAAGTGATTCGAGCGGTAGGGATTGCGGCAGAGCGTTTTCAGGAAGATGCACTGCGTATGTTAAGGGCCATTCGATTTAGTGCACAAATGGACTTTTCTATTGAAGAAAATACGTTCAATGCGATACAAGAGCATGTAGCGTCAATCAAATTTATTGCAATGGAAAGAATCCAGGTGGAGATTTCAAAAATTTGGACTGCACCAAATCCAGTACGAGCGATTCATTATATTCAATGGGCAGGGCTGGATAATTATTTACCAGGTGAATTTGATGCGATTGAATGGGAGCAGTTTCAGACGGCGAACCGACAAGTGGGCTGGGCTTATTTTTGTTTAGTGAATGGGCAGGACGTGTCACTATTATCCGCGTATCGTTGCTCAAATAAAGATAAGCAATTTGTGAAACAAGTGTTGCATGCGTATGACAAATTACAAAATGAAGGTTGGCAACAAATCGATTACTTATTATTTGAGTTGGAAATTTTGCAAACAGCACACCAATTTGCAACGTGGCAATATGTCCCGACACCGATTTCTTTTGACCAAATTGAAAAAGCAAAGCACGCATTGCCAATCCAACATAAAAGTGAACTTGCCATTAGTGGAAAAGATTTATTGCAATGGACTTCCCAAAAAGCCGGACCATGGTTGCAAGACGCATTACAAGCTGCAATAGTCGCAGTTGTCAATGGACAAATAAAAAATGATAAAGAACAGTTAAAGGGATGGTTTCATGCGTTTAACAATGAAGGATGA
- a CDS encoding ReoY family proteolytic degradation factor yields the protein MTYSVPLNDKKVFIKWFLKNFQLKRREGVWILNYLLSNDELLTNIHFVDDAHYCPRAIVMSTVETTAIPFRFYKKNIMTSDAEKSFHDLRLNPQELMYVQLNFPNVPPSPVYLAVLEENPYMPKDLVIHEKDRLAAQRLLENSVMAFQEQQLLREIDDALDAGDKEKFFELSNLLQALKVVNK from the coding sequence GTGACTTACTCCGTACCACTAAATGATAAGAAAGTATTCATTAAATGGTTCTTGAAAAATTTTCAATTAAAGCGCAGGGAAGGGGTATGGATTTTAAATTATTTGCTTAGTAACGATGAACTGCTAACAAATATTCATTTTGTTGATGATGCACATTATTGTCCAAGGGCCATTGTCATGTCGACTGTGGAAACAACCGCTATTCCATTCCGATTTTATAAAAAAAATATTATGACGTCCGATGCAGAAAAATCGTTTCATGATTTGCGGTTAAATCCGCAAGAATTAATGTATGTTCAATTAAATTTTCCGAATGTCCCACCAAGCCCTGTGTATTTGGCAGTTTTAGAAGAAAATCCATATATGCCAAAAGATTTAGTCATTCATGAAAAAGATCGTCTAGCCGCACAACGATTATTGGAAAACAGTGTGATGGCATTCCAAGAACAGCAACTTTTACGGGAAATTGATGATGCATTGGATGCTGGGGATAAAGAGAAGTTTTTTGAGCTATCGAACTTGTTGCAAGCTTTAAAGGTTGTCAATAAATAG
- the bshA gene encoding N-acetyl-alpha-D-glucosaminyl L-malate synthase BshA, translating to MRKLKIGITCYPTVGGSGVIATELGKMLAERGHEIHFITSSVPFRLNKIYPNVFFHEVEVNNYSVFQYPPYDIALASKMANVIKDEQLDILHVHYAIPHAVCAVLARDMSGENIGIVTTLHGTDISVLGEDSTLAPAIKYGIDQSDAVTAVSNSLKQQTYELIDTNVPIDTIYNFVDGNVFRPVDTGNLKEQFGIRKEERVIIHISNFRKIKNLPDVVESFLKIREAMPAKLLLVGDGPEKQRVLEIVKESPYECDILFLGKQENITELFAISDLKLLLSEKESFGLVLLEAMACGVPGIGTAIGGIPEVIEHGVNGYLVELGDTDTVANYAIELLKDEEKLASFRQSALDAVQYKFHQDSIIEQYEQIYERLAAAK from the coding sequence ATGAGAAAATTAAAAATTGGTATTACATGCTACCCTACAGTTGGTGGTTCAGGAGTCATTGCAACTGAACTGGGTAAAATGTTAGCTGAACGTGGACATGAAATTCATTTCATTACATCGAGCGTACCGTTCCGATTGAATAAAATTTATCCAAACGTCTTTTTTCATGAAGTGGAAGTAAATAATTATTCGGTTTTTCAATATCCACCGTATGATATTGCTCTTGCTAGCAAGATGGCGAATGTTATTAAGGATGAACAATTGGATATTTTACATGTACATTACGCCATTCCGCATGCAGTGTGCGCGGTTTTGGCACGTGACATGAGTGGCGAAAATATTGGCATTGTAACAACACTTCACGGAACAGACATTTCTGTTTTAGGTGAAGATTCAACGCTTGCACCGGCGATCAAATATGGAATTGATCAATCAGATGCGGTAACGGCCGTTTCGAATTCATTAAAACAACAAACGTATGAATTGATTGATACGAATGTGCCGATTGATACGATTTATAATTTTGTCGATGGCAATGTGTTTCGTCCAGTAGATACAGGTAATTTAAAAGAACAATTTGGCATCCGCAAAGAGGAACGTGTCATTATTCATATATCGAACTTTAGAAAAATAAAAAATTTACCCGATGTTGTAGAATCCTTCCTCAAAATTCGTGAGGCAATGCCGGCCAAACTATTATTAGTTGGGGATGGACCTGAAAAACAACGCGTATTGGAAATTGTCAAAGAATCCCCATATGAGTGTGATATTTTATTTTTAGGGAAGCAAGAAAATATAACTGAGTTATTTGCAATTAGTGATTTGAAGCTATTGTTATCAGAAAAAGAATCGTTTGGCTTAGTTTTACTGGAGGCAATGGCTTGTGGTGTTCCTGGAATAGGTACGGCAATTGGAGGAATTCCAGAAGTGATTGAACATGGGGTGAATGGCTATTTAGTCGAGCTTGGTGATACAGACACCGTAGCAAACTATGCGATCGAATTATTAAAAGACGAAGAGAAATTGGCCTCATTCCGTCAATCTGCACTTGATGCAGTCCAATATAAATTTCATCAAGATTCAATTATTGAACAGTATGAACAAATTTATGAACGATTGGCGGCAGCAAAATGA
- a CDS encoding menaquinol-cytochrome c reductase cytochrome b/c subunit — MQRGKGMKFVGDSRVKANNRMPNVPKDYSEYPGKTEAFWPDFLLKEWMVGAVFLIGYLLLTVAHPSPLEGPADPTNASYIPLPDWYFLSMYQLLKYSFASGPYNLIGAAIIPGIAFGTLALAPFLDTTPERRPSKRPLPTAFMLLAVAALIYTTWESVAATNWEAVKAQGVISDKDLGLLPNVEVDETSVGYEIFQAQASCIGCHGGDLAGSASAPMLLGNELTAEEVSEVITNGRGGMPAGTFGGTDEELQVLSEFIAGLKEK; from the coding sequence ATGCAACGCGGAAAAGGTATGAAATTCGTAGGCGATTCACGTGTAAAAGCGAATAATCGTATGCCGAATGTGCCAAAAGATTATTCCGAGTATCCAGGTAAAACAGAAGCGTTCTGGCCAGACTTTTTATTAAAAGAATGGATGGTTGGTGCTGTATTCTTAATTGGATATTTACTATTAACTGTCGCTCACCCTTCACCACTTGAAGGCCCGGCAGACCCAACAAATGCATCATATATTCCGTTACCGGACTGGTACTTCTTATCAATGTACCAATTATTAAAATATTCATTTGCATCTGGTCCATATAACCTTATCGGAGCAGCAATTATTCCAGGTATTGCATTTGGAACATTAGCATTAGCGCCATTTTTAGATACAACGCCAGAGCGTCGTCCATCTAAACGTCCATTACCAACAGCATTCATGTTATTAGCAGTAGCTGCACTTATTTATACAACTTGGGAATCTGTTGCAGCAACGAACTGGGAAGCAGTTAAAGCGCAAGGTGTTATTTCAGACAAGGATTTAGGTTTATTGCCTAATGTTGAAGTTGATGAAACTTCTGTAGGGTATGAAATATTCCAAGCACAAGCTTCTTGTATCGGATGTCATGGTGGTGATTTAGCTGGTTCTGCGTCAGCTCCAATGTTATTGGGCAACGAATTAACAGCTGAAGAAGTATCTGAAGTTATCACTAATGGTCGTGGTGGTATGCCAGCAGGAACATTTGGTGGTACAGATGAAGAGCTTCAAGTATTATCTGAATTCATTGCAGGTTTAAAAGAAAAATAA
- the mgsA gene encoding methylglyoxal synthase — MKIALIAHDQKKDNLIQFAIAYRDILAQHQLYATGTTGTMIHDETGLPITLFRSGPLGGDQQIGAMIANDEMDMVFFFRDPLTAQPHEPDVMALVRLCDLYHIPLATNMGTAEIILKGLQEGFVDWRKLQERRQ; from the coding sequence ATGAAAATTGCATTAATCGCACATGATCAAAAAAAGGATAATTTAATTCAATTTGCAATCGCATACCGTGATATTTTAGCGCAGCATCAGTTATATGCAACGGGTACGACAGGTACAATGATTCATGATGAAACAGGACTGCCAATCACGCTATTTCGTTCGGGACCTTTAGGTGGGGATCAACAAATTGGGGCAATGATTGCAAATGATGAGATGGATATGGTGTTTTTCTTCCGTGATCCATTAACGGCACAGCCACACGAACCAGATGTGATGGCGCTCGTTCGATTATGCGACCTTTACCATATTCCATTAGCAACGAATATGGGCACGGCAGAAATTATTCTAAAAGGTTTACAAGAAGGTTTTGTTGATTGGAGAAAGCTGCAAGAGCGCAGACAATAA
- a CDS encoding DUF1405 domain-containing protein, with protein sequence MKAYMTQWWYLINHKAFLLLLLVINILGTIYGYYWYGSQLADTKPIFYIFVPDSPTASLFFCFVLVGWLLGKHFKLMEVLALITLIKYGLWAVVMNLLTLAETGTLGGQGWMLVASHFMMAVQAVLYLPKYRFELWHVMVAAVWTLHNDVIDYLFGQMPFYRVIYQYPSEIGYFTFWLSIACIMLAFLESRKREYLQRL encoded by the coding sequence ATGAAAGCATATATGACGCAGTGGTGGTATTTGATCAATCACAAAGCTTTTTTACTTTTACTATTAGTCATTAATATTTTAGGGACGATCTATGGATATTATTGGTATGGCAGTCAACTAGCTGATACAAAGCCGATTTTCTATATTTTCGTACCTGATTCTCCAACGGCAAGCCTCTTTTTCTGTTTTGTTCTTGTTGGATGGTTACTTGGAAAGCATTTTAAATTAATGGAAGTATTAGCTTTAATTACGTTAATTAAGTATGGGCTATGGGCGGTCGTGATGAATTTACTCACATTAGCTGAAACGGGTACATTAGGCGGGCAGGGATGGATGCTTGTTGCTTCACATTTTATGATGGCTGTGCAAGCTGTACTTTATTTACCGAAGTACCGATTTGAACTGTGGCATGTGATGGTTGCTGCTGTTTGGACGCTCCACAATGATGTGATTGACTATTTATTTGGTCAGATGCCATTTTATCGTGTAATCTATCAATATCCAAGTGAAATTGGTTATTTTACATTTTGGCTATCTATTGCATGTATAATGCTCGCTTTTTTAGAAAGTCGCAAGCGTGAATATTTGCAACGACTATAA
- the qcrB gene encoding menaquinol-cytochrome c reductase cytochrome b subunit, with protein sequence MLNKIYDWVDERLDITPIWRDIADHEVPEHVNPAHHFSAFVYCFGGLTFFITVIQILSGMFLTMYYVPDVENAWKSVYYLQNEVAFGEIVRGMHHWGASLVIVMMFLHTLRVFFTGSYKKPRELNWLVGVGIFAVMLGLGFTGYLLPWDMKALFATKVGIEIAASMPFIGGMIKTLLAGDATILGAQTLTRFFAIHVFFLPAALFALLAVHFIMIRRQGISGPL encoded by the coding sequence GTGCTAAATAAAATTTATGATTGGGTCGATGAACGTTTAGATATTACTCCTATATGGCGTGATATTGCCGACCACGAAGTGCCAGAGCACGTTAACCCTGCACATCACTTTTCAGCATTCGTTTACTGTTTCGGTGGATTAACATTCTTCATTACAGTAATACAAATTCTATCAGGTATGTTCTTAACAATGTATTACGTACCAGACGTAGAAAATGCTTGGAAATCAGTTTACTATTTACAAAACGAAGTAGCATTTGGTGAAATCGTTCGTGGTATGCACCACTGGGGGGCTTCATTAGTAATTGTAATGATGTTCTTACATACGCTTCGTGTATTCTTCACTGGTTCATATAAAAAGCCTCGTGAGTTAAACTGGTTAGTAGGTGTAGGTATCTTTGCAGTTATGTTAGGTTTAGGTTTCACAGGGTATTTATTACCTTGGGATATGAAAGCGTTATTTGCAACGAAAGTAGGTATTGAAATTGCCGCTTCGATGCCATTTATTGGTGGAATGATTAAAACGTTGCTAGCAGGGGATGCAACAATCCTTGGTGCACAAACATTAACTCGTTTCTTTGCAATTCACGTATTCTTCTTACCAGCAGCATTATTTGCATTATTGGCAGTTCACTTTATTATGATCCGCCGCCAAGGTATTTCAGGTCCACTTTGA
- a CDS encoding YpiF family protein: protein MNFTVKDIEQFQTQKQFIDTAIVPLVQLNLLDEGMKQSSSAVEYLITLTMFIEQQFRGRVMLMPPFSYTDRTKNELLPIQLQEELHNTGFKSVIFITCDHSWKKDNEDLDILWLPAIPLESMDKTVKQRILEDQLKQIIPVLTEAWV, encoded by the coding sequence ATGAATTTTACCGTAAAGGATATTGAGCAATTTCAAACACAAAAACAATTTATTGATACAGCTATCGTGCCGTTAGTGCAATTAAACTTATTGGATGAAGGTATGAAACAAAGCAGTTCGGCTGTCGAGTATTTAATTACATTAACGATGTTTATCGAACAGCAGTTTAGAGGTAGAGTAATGTTAATGCCGCCATTTTCATATACAGACCGAACAAAAAATGAATTATTACCAATTCAATTGCAAGAAGAGTTACATAATACTGGTTTTAAATCTGTCATTTTTATTACATGTGATCATTCTTGGAAAAAGGATAATGAAGATTTGGACATATTATGGCTACCAGCAATACCCTTGGAATCAATGGATAAAACAGTAAAACAGCGCATTCTGGAAGACCAACTAAAGCAAATTATTCCGGTTTTAACAGAAGCTTGGGTATAA
- the panB gene encoding 3-methyl-2-oxobutanoate hydroxymethyltransferase has protein sequence MKTTTQLIKMKEQGEKIVMITAYDYPGAKFAEAADVDMILVGDSLGMVVLGYDSTMLVTVDDMIHHSKAVRRGAQNTFVVVDLPFGTYHGDSNEALKTAVRIMQETNANAVKVEGAGEVLKVIEKLTQAGIPVVAHLGLLPQSAGVLGGYKVQGKTAQQAEKLLQDARAVEQAGACAVVIECIPHQLTQAVSNVLTIPTIGIGAGVEADGQVLVFHDLLQYGKHHIPKFVEAFAHVGDEIERGIIAYTNAVREATFPTLAHSFTMKEEELTQLYGGAIK, from the coding sequence ATGAAAACAACGACACAATTGATCAAAATGAAAGAACAGGGTGAGAAAATCGTCATGATTACAGCGTATGACTATCCGGGAGCGAAATTTGCAGAAGCAGCGGATGTCGATATGATTTTAGTTGGCGATTCGTTAGGGATGGTCGTTCTTGGCTATGATTCAACGATGTTAGTTACAGTGGATGATATGATTCACCATAGTAAAGCTGTTCGTCGTGGGGCACAAAATACATTTGTCGTCGTCGATCTGCCTTTTGGTACGTATCATGGCGATTCAAATGAGGCGTTAAAAACAGCTGTACGCATCATGCAGGAGACGAATGCCAATGCGGTAAAAGTCGAGGGTGCTGGTGAAGTTCTAAAGGTAATTGAAAAGTTGACGCAAGCAGGGATTCCTGTCGTGGCGCATTTAGGCTTGCTTCCACAATCAGCAGGCGTATTAGGTGGCTATAAAGTGCAAGGAAAAACAGCACAGCAAGCAGAAAAATTATTGCAAGATGCCCGTGCTGTAGAGCAGGCAGGTGCTTGTGCCGTTGTCATCGAATGCATTCCACATCAATTAACACAGGCTGTTTCCAACGTTTTAACGATTCCGACAATCGGTATAGGTGCAGGAGTAGAGGCAGACGGACAGGTACTTGTTTTCCATGATTTATTGCAATACGGCAAGCATCATATCCCTAAATTTGTTGAGGCATTTGCCCATGTTGGTGATGAGATTGAGCGCGGTATAATAGCATATACAAATGCGGTAAGAGAAGCGACTTTCCCAACTTTAGCCCATAGCTTTACGATGAAGGAAGAGGAATTAACGCAGTTGTATGGAGGAGCCATTAAATGA
- a CDS encoding zinc metallopeptidase, producing MGMYIVYFAIIMLLPLYAQMKVKSTYKKFAQVPAQKGMTGAQVARQILDHHGLSDVRVVPTQGVLADHYNPATKTVALSEDNYYNSSIAGTAVAAHEVGHAIQHAEAYSFLTLRAKLVPVASISSNASWIFVLIGILATNPTFLLLGIALLAAGVVFQIVTLPVEFDASKRAMNEVVSLGIIGNNEERSARKVLNAAAMTYVAAAAVAVLELVRLILIYTGMNNSDD from the coding sequence ATGGGAATGTATATTGTTTACTTTGCGATTATTATGTTGCTACCGTTATACGCTCAAATGAAAGTAAAAAGTACGTATAAAAAATTCGCACAAGTACCAGCACAAAAAGGCATGACGGGAGCGCAAGTAGCACGTCAAATATTAGATCATCACGGCTTATCAGATGTTCGTGTCGTACCTACACAAGGGGTTTTAGCGGACCACTACAATCCGGCTACAAAAACGGTTGCTCTATCTGAAGATAATTACTATAATTCTTCAATTGCGGGAACAGCTGTTGCTGCGCACGAAGTAGGTCACGCGATTCAACATGCGGAAGCATATTCGTTTTTAACATTACGTGCAAAATTAGTACCCGTAGCAAGTATTTCGTCGAATGCGTCTTGGATCTTTGTACTGATCGGTATTTTAGCTACTAATCCAACGTTCCTTTTACTTGGTATCGCTTTATTAGCAGCAGGTGTTGTATTCCAAATCGTTACATTACCTGTCGAGTTTGATGCATCAAAGCGTGCAATGAATGAAGTTGTTTCATTGGGGATTATCGGAAATAATGAAGAACGTTCAGCACGTAAAGTATTAAATGCAGCAGCAATGACATATGTAGCTGCGGCTGCAGTAGCAGTTCTTGAGTTAGTACGTTTAATTTTAATTTATACAGGCATGAATAACTCGGACGACTAA
- a CDS encoding biotin--[acetyl-CoA-carboxylase] ligase, with protein MRLTMKDEILQRFLKANGEPISGQQLADDFQVSRTAIWKHMQTLQQEGYEFETIKKRGYQLLNVPDKVDVGQLKQLLNTERYGQTIHYFDKVDSTQLVAHELVRAGATDGTIVIAEQQTTGRGRMLREWESTEGKGIWMTIIIRPTIPPHQAPQFTLVAAVAIVNAMKALYKNFTPEIKWPNDILINGKKSTGILTEMIAEADQVQALLIGIGINVNQQISDFPEELQSIATSVSIGEGEQIDRVQLVANVLKFLENYSDHYVKHGFQFIKELWEKSSGTLGKQVKATSLREVVEGEAIRITENGVLEIRQANGEIKGVYSADIEILGE; from the coding sequence ATGCGTTTAACAATGAAGGATGAAATATTGCAACGTTTTTTGAAGGCAAATGGTGAGCCAATTTCTGGGCAGCAACTTGCGGATGATTTTCAAGTGTCACGTACTGCAATTTGGAAACATATGCAAACGCTCCAACAGGAAGGCTACGAATTTGAAACGATTAAAAAACGTGGCTATCAATTATTGAATGTACCTGATAAAGTGGATGTTGGTCAATTAAAGCAACTATTAAATACAGAGCGTTACGGCCAAACCATTCATTATTTTGATAAAGTGGATTCGACACAGCTCGTTGCCCATGAACTCGTTCGTGCAGGGGCAACAGATGGCACGATCGTTATAGCAGAACAACAAACGACTGGCCGTGGGCGTATGTTGCGTGAGTGGGAGTCAACGGAAGGGAAAGGGATTTGGATGACAATCATTATTCGTCCAACGATTCCACCACATCAAGCACCTCAATTTACGCTTGTGGCAGCTGTTGCGATTGTGAATGCTATGAAGGCGCTATACAAAAACTTTACACCCGAAATTAAATGGCCAAACGATATTTTGATTAATGGGAAAAAATCGACAGGCATCTTGACAGAAATGATTGCTGAAGCCGATCAAGTGCAAGCGTTATTAATTGGCATTGGCATTAACGTCAATCAGCAAATATCCGATTTTCCTGAGGAGCTTCAGTCCATTGCCACATCGGTTTCGATTGGCGAAGGGGAACAAATTGATCGGGTCCAACTAGTAGCTAATGTTTTGAAGTTTTTGGAGAATTATAGCGATCATTATGTCAAACATGGCTTTCAATTTATTAAAGAACTGTGGGAAAAGTCTTCTGGGACACTTGGTAAGCAAGTAAAAGCGACAAGTTTGCGTGAAGTTGTTGAAGGGGAGGCCATCCGAATAACGGAAAATGGTGTGCTCGAAATTCGCCAAGCAAACGGTGAAATTAAAGGCGTTTATTCTGCGGATATTGAAATTTTAGGTGAATAA
- the dapB gene encoding 4-hydroxy-tetrahydrodipicolinate reductase, producing MTIKVAIAGARGKMGLEAVHTIMKQDNMELVAVLDYKNGAATLAGLDLFPNHYTAPIFTNFEQLVAQTNPDVFLDLTSPESVYEHTKQALQYNVRPVVGTTGFTEEQLEELTDLANDKNLGCIIAPNFAIGAILMMKFAKEAAKYFPDVEIIEMHHDKKLDAPSGTGIKTAQMISEVRAEKQQGHPNEKETHTGARGANYDGMHIHSVRLPGLVAHQQVLFGGNGELLTIRHDSLNRESFMGGITLCIEEVMKRETLIYGLENII from the coding sequence ATGACAATCAAAGTAGCAATTGCCGGTGCAAGAGGAAAAATGGGATTAGAAGCTGTTCATACAATAATGAAGCAAGACAACATGGAATTAGTAGCTGTCCTGGATTATAAAAATGGTGCGGCAACATTAGCGGGATTAGATTTATTCCCGAATCATTATACAGCTCCGATTTTTACTAATTTTGAGCAGTTAGTTGCACAAACAAATCCAGATGTATTTTTAGATTTAACGAGTCCTGAATCTGTATATGAACATACGAAGCAAGCATTACAATATAATGTTCGTCCTGTTGTTGGTACGACAGGTTTTACAGAGGAACAGCTTGAAGAATTAACTGATTTAGCAAATGACAAGAATTTAGGCTGTATTATTGCGCCAAATTTCGCAATTGGAGCGATTTTAATGATGAAATTTGCGAAAGAAGCTGCCAAGTATTTCCCTGATGTTGAAATTATTGAAATGCATCATGATAAAAAGTTAGATGCTCCGTCCGGTACAGGCATTAAAACAGCTCAAATGATTAGTGAAGTTCGTGCGGAAAAACAGCAAGGTCACCCGAACGAAAAAGAAACACATACAGGTGCTAGAGGAGCCAATTATGATGGCATGCATATCCATTCTGTTCGTTTACCAGGTTTAGTGGCACATCAACAAGTACTATTTGGTGGAAATGGTGAATTACTAACAATTCGACATGATTCATTAAATCGTGAAAGTTTCATGGGCGGAATTACGCTTTGTATAGAAGAAGTGATGAAAAGAGAAACATTAATTTACGGTTTAGAAAATATTATTTAA